In Zingiber officinale cultivar Zhangliang chromosome 11B, Zo_v1.1, whole genome shotgun sequence, a single window of DNA contains:
- the LOC122034215 gene encoding transketolase, chloroplastic-like: protein MAASSTANASGAITGLAVSSRSSPSASHADRLAVPASAAGLALGARSLVASSSSLRFHQHGLPRIAARRAIAVKAAAVETLQTAAAEALVEKSINTIRFLAIDAVEKANSGHPGLPMGCAPIGHILYDEVMRYNPKNPYWFNRDRFVLSAGHGCMLQYALLHLAGYDSVKIEDIQQFRQWGSRTPGHPENFETPGIEVTTGPLGQGVANAVGLALAERHLAARFNKPDNEIVDHYTYVILGDGCQMEGIANEACSLAGHWGLGKLIALYDDNHISIDGNTEIAFTEDVSARFEALGWHTIWVKNGNTGYDDLRAAIKEAKAVKDKPTLIKVTTTIGFGSPNKANSYSVHGSALGAKEVDATRLNLGWPYEPFHVPEEVKNHWSHHIPEGSALEAKWNAKFAEYEKKYKDEAAELKSIISGELPAGWEKALPTYTTESPADATRNLSQQNLNALAKVLPGLLGGSADLASSNMTLLKMFGDFQKGTPEERNVRFGVREHGMGAICNGIAFHSPGLIPYCATFFVFTDYMRAAMRISALSEAGVIYVMTHDSIGLGEDGPTHQPIEHLISFRAMPNILMLRPADGNETAGAYKVAVLNKKRPSVLALSRQKLAQLAGTSIEGVEKGGYVISDNSSGNKPDLILIGTGSELEIAAKAADELRKEGKTVRVVSLVCWELFDEQTVEYKESVFPSNVTARISIEAGATLGWEKYVGSKGKAIGIDRFGASAPAGRIYKEFGITAENIIAAAKSL, encoded by the exons ATGGCCGCCTCGTCCACAGCGAACGCCTCCGGCGCCATCACCGGCCTCGCCGTCTCCAGCCGCAGCTCCCCCTCTGCCTCCCACGCCGACCGCCTCGCCGTCCCAGCCTCCGCCGCCGGGTTAGCCCTCGGCGCCCGCTCTCTCGttgcctcttcctcctcccttcgaTTCCATCAGCATGGCCTTCCCCGAATCGCCGCTCGCCGCGCGATCGCAGTCAAGGCCGCCGCGGTCGAGACGCTCCAGACCGCCGCCGCTGAGGCTCTCGTCGAGAAGTCCATCAACACCATCCGGTTCCTCGCCATCGACGCCGTCGAGAAGGCCAACTCCGGACACCCCGGCCTCCCCATGGGATGTGCCCCGATAGGACACATCTTGTACGACGAGGTCATGAGGTACAACCCGAAGAACCCTTACTGGTTCAACCGAGATCGATTTGTGCTCTCCGCCGGCCATGGATGCATGCTCCAGTACGCCTTGCTCCACCTTGCTGGCTACGACAGTGTTAAG ATTGAAGACATACAACAGTTCCGTCAATGGGGAAGCAGAACACCTGGTCATCCTGAGAATTTTGAAACACCCGGCATTGAAGTTACTACTG GGCCACTGGGTCAGGGTGTTGCCAATGCTGTTGGTTTGGCACTTGCTGAGAGACATCTAGCTGCCCGATTCAACAAGCCTGACAATGAAATCGTTGACCATTACAC ATATGTTATACTTGGGGATGGTtgccaaatggagggtattgctAATGAAGCATGTTCTCTTGCTGGGCATTGGGGTCTTGGAAAACTCATTGCATTGTATGATGATAACCACATTTCTATTGATGGTAACACGGAGATTGCATTTACAGAAGATGTTAGTGCTCGTTTTGAGGCTCTTGGATGGCATACCATCTGGGTAAAGAATGGTAACACTGGCTACGATGATCTTCGAGCTGCCATTAAGGAGGCAAAGGCAGTGAAAGACAAGCCCACACTTATCAAG GTGACTACTACAATTGGATTTGGATCACCAAACAAGGCTAACTCATACAGTGTACATGGAAGTGCATTGGGTGCCAAAGAAGTCGATGCAACTAGACTAAATCTTGGGTGGCCATATGAGCCTTTCCATGTACCCGAAGAAGTCAAGAA TCATTGGAGCCATCATATCCCTGAGGGGTCTGCTCTTGAAGCCAAATGGAATGCGAAGTTTGCAGAGTACGAGAAGAAGTACAAGGATGAAGCTGCAGAGCTAAAATCTATTATATCAGGAGAACTGCCTGCAGGTTGGGAGAAAGCTCTTCCG ACATACACCACTGAAAGTCCTGCAGATGCTACCAGAAACTTATCACAACAGAATTTGAATGCACTCGCTAAAGTGCTTCCAGGACTTCTTGGTGGTAGTGCTGATCTTGCTTCTTCGAACATGACTTTGCTTAAAATGTTTGGTGACTTCCAAAAGGGCACACCTGAAGAGCGTAATGTTCGATTTGGTGTTAGGGAACATGGGATGGGTGCTATCTGCAATGGCATTGCCTTTCACAGCCCAGGCCTTATTCCATATTGTGCCACCTTCTTCGTCTTTACTGACTACATGAGGGCAGCCATGAGGATCTCAGCTTTGTCCGAGGCAGGAGTCATCTATGTGATGACACATGATTCGATAGGCCTAGGGGAAGATGGTCCAACCCATCAGCCAATTGAGCACTTGATAAGCTTCCGAGCGATGCCCAACATTCTAATGCTCAGGCCTGCCGATGGGAATGAGACTGCTGGGGCCTACAAGGTTGCAGTGCTCAACAAGAAGAGGCCATCGGTTCTTGCTCTCTCTAGGCAGAAGCTGGCTCAGCTTGCAGGGACATCGATCGAAGGGGTTGAGAAGGGTGGATATGTCATTTCAGATAATTCCTCCGGTAACAAACCAGATTTGATATTGATTGGAACTGGTTCCGAATTAGAAATAGCAGCCAAAGCTGCAGATGAACTGAGGAAGGAGGGCAAAACTGTACGTGTGGTATCTCTTGTTTGCTGGGAGTTGTTCGATGAGCAAACAGTCGAGTACAAGGAGAGTGTCTTCCCTTCAAATGTCACTGCTAGGATTAGCATTGAAGCTGGAGCCACGCTTGGATGGGAGAAGTATGTCGGAAGCAAAGGCAAGGCCATCGGTATTGACCGGTTCGGCGCTAGTGCTCCTGCTGGGAGAATATACAAGGAGTTCGGCATCACAGCGGAGAATATCATTGCCGCAGCCAAATCTCTATAA